TGTCATTGTCATTTTGTAGATCTATGGACTTTTGTTAAGCAACAATTCTGAAAAAAACACATCTTAGACTGGCGTAAACtacttaagtgagtggatgtttcaaaagaaaataattacactcctcgTTGGTTGTGGAAttaatctttatcatagcgatTTTGTAGCTCcttacccctgaaaaaataggatacGTAAGGAGTTATAAATAATTATATTAAAAGGGAGAGACATTTCATGTTTTTCAGGTCCCAAAGGCTACCACCAAACCATTTGTAATCTTTTCATAAAATTGCAAATTTGGGTTATGCTACCTTTTACAAAAAAAGTGGTCATAAAATGGACTCtcttccttagaaatatataccaCCGAACAGAAAAAATAGAGCATGCAGAATTAAGAGGATGTGGTGTATACAAACCGCAATCGCACATTAATATCTCCTTCTTCGTACTTGTATTACGTCTTTTACACATTAATATATACCACAAACTTTAATTTTCACTTAATTATTTTAAAAACTATGATATTCAGTCCAGTCCTCTCTGCAAAtgatatataatataaataatatataaatacatgattatgtacataaataatatataaataaaatatgcgTATACATGTCGGCGTCCTAGTCTTTTAAGAATTTTATCGTGTCCACGTCATGTCCTCGTCTACGCGTCTGTGCAACCAAGGTAGCATAGAAAAGTAGTAAGGtgtgtatttttcttttattgataataaaaaatcatTAAAATGTTTTGTTGATACAAATGTATCATAAATAAaggcaaaatcaaaattatgtttGGGATTAAAGGGATGAATGAGTTGAAGAGAAGGAGGAGACGGAGGAAGAGGAAGAGTTTCTTTGTGATAGTAGTAATCAGATGGAGACATGATGTGTATCATCTGATATGGCTCTGCAGTTGGGTACAACATTGTAGAAAATTGTTGAAGGATGAAGAGGAAAAAGAAGGATGGTGATGAAATATTTGTGCTGAAATGTGTATTTTGATGGTTGTAACTGTAGAGAGAATGTGAAGTGAAGTGAAGGTAAGGGAGGAGTGGAGAAATGAGTTTACAAAGGAGACAAACAATACTCTAGAGAATACCAAAATTATTAATTTTACTATGGGAAATTTGACATGGAAAAATGCAACACTCTCATGTTCAATGTTTTCTATGTATTATTTATGTTCAGTCCCTACAGTTTCCTCGTGTGGCTTTCACGTGCGTGACAGATTTTTCCACAGCACACCAAAACGAATTAGAGGATGTTTTCCCTTTTCTTTATCTTCCAATCCATCTACCGAACCGACTAatcattttattttcctttttcagtaTCTCTTCATTCACAGCTGCAGTCGTATTCCCCTTTTCTCCCACCAGAGGTTTGTAGATTTAAGGGTTTCAATCAAATGCTTATCATTTGCGTAAGTGTTTTATCATCATCGGTTTCCATTTTAAGGTTTTTTTCGTTGtttgtttttttagggtttcatctGTGAATATGTTTATCTTATACGATTTGTCTCATCTGTGAATCTGTTAATCTATTcgatttcttcttcaatcatttGTTAAATCTGTTAATCTAATCTGTGCATTTGTTTTCTAATTCAATCTTAGGGTTTGAAGTACTTTGATGAACTCTGAAGAAATTAAAAGGTATAAGTTCGTTCTATAACATAAATCTGGTTTTGTTGAATAATTGATTCTCTGTACCCTACACCCCCTTTTTTATCTTTGTTTGTTTGACTCACATGCACGCCAACTGTTTGATGAAATGAGTAGTATAGATTCGTCTCTTTGTCAGTTGGAAAACCGCAGAGGGATTAGATGTGACTTATGTTCTTTTATACTCACTCCCATTTAATTACTTTCTCAGGACAAACATCACTTTGAAGCATGGGAGAGGATAGGATAAATTATTACCTGATGAACTTTTGCACCGTATTCTTTCATTGGTACCAGCTAAATGTGCTATGTCTACCTGCATTTTGTCCAAAAGATGGAAGTATGTATCGAACTCAATCTCTACACTTGATTTTCGTAAATGGCGAACTCAAAAACCTTTTAGCGAAGAAGGAAAGCTGGAAACCAAATCGTTCAAGAATTTTCTGGACACAGTACTGTTTCTCCATGAAAAGCCTAATATCCAGAAATTCTATCTTGATTTGAATGAGGATTTTGACGAATCTCAAGTTTTTATGTTTGCATGACATTCGAGGACATCCTCCATATTTCCTCTGTCATTTTTTACCTGTGATTCGTTGACACTGCTGGATTTAAGTTTCGACAGTGATGTTGTTGGAAAATTCATTGTTCCAAACACACTTTATTTTCCAAAGCTCAAGATTCTTCGGTTAGTGTCTTTTCAGTTTGTGAATGAAATTACCTCTACAAGAAAATTCTTTTCGAACTGCCCCATCCTTGAAGAGTTGAGTTTGACTTATTGTGATATGTTCGAGGGGTTATGCATTGCAAACCCCGCACTGAAGCACTTGGTCATTATTAACTGTGGATTAACAGAGTCTACGGTGGAGATTTATGCTCCTAATTTATTGACCATTAGCTACATAGCAGTGGCAGCAGATGACTTTCGCCTCAGTAGCTTTCCGTCACTAGAGGAGGCCAAAATTAAATTTGATCTTCGGGATTGCGACGAATACGACATCCTAAACGAAGTATTTGTCaagatttttgaaattttttctaGTGCAAAGCTCCTTAAAATTTGTGCTGAATCATTTCTGGTATGCCTCATTACTTTAGATGATTCCTTACATTTATTATGTTGCTGTGGAAATAATCAGTATGGCACTGTTGTAGTATCAGTTTTATCCTGATATGGTTTGTCTGAATCTCAACCAGTGGTTTACtctctttgttttatttttctgttacTAGGTTCTAAATAAATCAGATATCGAGTCGAACAATTCACATTTAACAATTTGATCCATCTGGAAGTTGGTAACCTATTAGATTTCGGGTTTGAGTCTTCTATTTTGTTCAGAACATTCTTCAAGTTTCTCCAGAGGTTGCCTAATCTAGAAACGATTCTCTTTCCTTAGGAAAGTTGCTCATCTCTTACCTCTTAATGTAATAAAAAacgatttcctttttctttttgttaccaTTGGTAGTCAGTTCtctgattgagaactattgttacCGTATTTTGCATGGTGACCACATCTGCTGGCATGTGATGTTTGGACATAGAATCTAGTCCTTATGAATGGGCAGAACGCAAAACTGTTGATTCGTATTTCAGAAAGTCAGTTGTCTTAACTGGAATAACTCGTCTTCCCCTTTGCAAGTCACCAAGCTTTCATTAACTTTTATTTTTCTGCACACTCATTTGGGTTCTCTCATAAAAACTAAGTAGCTTTTTTTTTCTATTAGCATTGCTACTTATTCCAATTGTTGTACCGTTTTGCTGAACTATTGCTTTGACTATTTTGTAGGGTTGTAAAATCGCTTTcgtagaagatgatgattattGGTCACTTCCTAAGTGTTTGCCTCCACACCTCAAGGcaatcaaattcaaaaattttggaaggaaattaatggagctAAATGCAATTAAGCTCTTTCTGAAGAATGCCCGTTTTCTTGAGAGTGTAACCATTGTAGGTTCTCGAAGGCTCTCCGCAgaccatttgaaacaaaacagTGTAATGAAGCAGCTTCTAATGTTTCCGAAACCCCCAAATTGTGTGGTTAAGTTCTTGACAAGCTCTGAAGACACTCAACAGTACTTTTAATATGTCAATGTTGATACGGTAGTGTCTGTGAGGATCTTTAAAAAATCCCCTTGTGGGGTTTTAAGTACTGTCAATTTTCTCTTTTCTAGAATTTGTGGAGATTTGTGTAATTCATTGAACCATCAAGGATAGAGCACCAAAATGTTTTGATTCTGCACCATTTTCTAATAGTCAGTTTCACTACTCCGATTCTTCGGAAGAAGACTGGTAGCTTTTGGAGTTTTTGTTTAGGTTTTGAGGGATATTATTTAAGTTGTACTTTATTATAGTTTTaagttcaaattttatttttcattagaCTGGCATGCAAGATCTATGAATGGTATTGATTATAAGGGTCAATAAAAAGAGGTTATCCAAAGATAATTGTCATAGAGAGTTTTATGATCACTGATCAGAAAAGGAAAGATTTAGGACTTAGGAGTATAAGGAGAGATTTAGGAAATGGCTCATTTGGGTAATCAGAATCTTCCAGGAAATGTTGGAGAAAATCTTCCCGTCGTTCCAACGGCAGAGTATGGTGgacaaacaattgatcacgtgaaatgtgGTGCAACCTACAAATTTCACCGTATATAATTTTGTGTATAGTAACTTAAATTGGGAATCAAAAAGTTACTATAATTTTGTGTATAGTAACTTAAACTGGGAATCAAAAAGAATGGAAGTATTACTATAATTTTGTGTATAGTAACTTAAACTGGGAATCAAAAAGAATGGAAGTATTTGCTTGTTGATTTTGAATGTTAATTTGTTTATCAAATTTCCATCCCCATTTCCCCTAAAACATAGCCGGCTATTATAACTCGGCAAGGTTTTTCATGATTTCGGGCCGCAATTCCGAGACTTCATCGAGTTATTGGAAAGAGTTTTTTGAGGCATTGAGTTCATGCATTGGGTTTTTTGAGGAACGACGAGTTTTTTCAAAAACTACGCGTTCGGTCATTCTTGCCAACAGAATGACCCTTCTCCAACAATGAATTTGTGCAAATTAGAACTAATAAGCATAGCATTAACCATCTTAGATGAAGTTCTATTTTTCTTTCAGaagtaccaattttttttttgaggttgTATAGGGTGCAGTAAATTAGTCACCACAACGATCAGAACGGGGAGTATCATGTTGTTCCTGTGGTTGAACATAATAAACTCATTGAGTTGATGGTGTAGTCCATGGCCAAAATCCTTCTTGGGTGTTGAGGGATAAATGGTTGGTGTTGTGTTGTG
This DNA window, taken from Papaver somniferum cultivar HN1 unplaced genomic scaffold, ASM357369v1 unplaced-scaffold_133, whole genome shotgun sequence, encodes the following:
- the LOC113333797 gene encoding uncharacterized protein LOC113333797, whose translation is MFEGLCIANPALKHLVIINCGLTESTVEIYAPNLLTISYIAVAADDFRLSSFPSLEEAKIKFDLRDCDEYDILNEVFVKIFEIFSSAKLLKICAESFLGCKIAFVEDDDYWSLPKCLPPHLKAIKFKNFGRKLMELNAIKLFLKNARFLESVTIVGSRRLSADHLKQNSVMKQLLMFPKPPNCVVKFLTSSEDTQQYF